The genomic stretch TTGTAATTGGATATCTGTTTCACAGGTGAACTTCAAACAAGTTTCTACCTGggaaaatatttgacaaaataaaggtGATTCAGTTTTCGACAGGAAGGTTAAATATTGCAACAGATGGCCTGATGTCTTTTTCGACTTTTCCCACGACTCTAAAAATCCATTTTACCTCCAAAAATTTAAATCAATGTATAAAGTTTATTCATACATTTCCGGAACACCGAAATCAattaatttccattttcaatcCTTTTTTGTTCTGAAATGATTTATTTGTAAACGTTAGAAAAAAATCTTATAGATTTTCTATGTCAGCTCTTTTCTGTTGACAATAATGTTTGCTAAATAATGAAAACATTAAATGCACTTTAAATGATTATTAAGATATGATTTTCAGATATGATACATTtctgtaataatatttttaacaCTTCTTCGATATAATCGTTCAAATTTCTCGATGCATGTCATGCACTTCAGATTACTTCACATCTCACAGTTCTGTTATAATTATAGGCTATAGCAAATCTATACAAAAATATAGCAGTActtagtaatatatatatatatatagtttaaagtACAGTTacatagcttttttttttaatttaaactaatTCTGAATTCTAACTATGATGAGATAAGTTTTTTTGGACCAGGCTGTagaaaaattattaatttattgttATAAACCTTATTAAAGCAGAAATTACACCCATAAGAGAGCCAAAGGCATAAAcattacattgttataaataatttgCTGCTtgaaaaagtataataaaaaaacgaactccgaggaaaattaaaaacggaaagtccctgaatcaaaagctgaaacacatcaagcGTCATATGTTCCTGACTTGGTCAATCATATTCGAAAATACGATTGATACGAAAACTAAGTCAGATTGAAAAGTTTAATGGTCGTTCCCTTATTGTCACAGATATTCTGATATTGAAGTTTTTGACCATCTTCCggcaattttaatttatttattatcagAGATATCTCTTTTAGAACTGTCCATTTATAACGTTGTCAGTATCAGAAAGGTCCTTAACCAAATAGGAGATAGGAGAGGGCAAACCAATATATCAGTACccgtgaatatatatattatgttgtaGATGAACATATATAAGTGGCTTAAGACTTTTATAATCTTATAGTTGTCAAATAAATCATATTCTGACAAACGTGTTCCTTTTTTTGCTTCATAATTTTCAAAAGCTTGTCTTTATGCTCATATGCCAATAAGACAaagattatatttatttaaataaccTTTATTAATATTTATCTCTATAGAGCTGGACTTAAAGGGACTTAAATCTTGACAAATGAATCAATCATGTTTTACGATGGTCATGTTCTCGAGAAAGGAAAAGCTTAGCAGCTATAAAACCATCAATATCGATTTTATTACTGTCCAGTTCAAATTATCGTATAGCAGCTGCTCGTGAAAAAATGGCACGTGAAATGATTTTGATGGCAAGTCGCGTGGCACGTGTCATCGTGACAACCGTTATGTGCTCTATGGTCATATGCGGGTCCGTCACCTGTTCAGATATTTGAACCAATTTATgcatatttataataataaatccCGAATTGCCTTTTATATTCTATCAATACTATGAATGCAGatatgttttcattttacaatAACCTAGTTCATTCCAcgttgactatacatgtattagaaatagttaattatatataaatgaacaaaatccgaGTTATTAACTAAATCAAAGAGCATTCACATCGAGTTATATTTTAAGATTTAAGGTTAGGTCTTTTGGCAAATATGTATGGTATTGGCTGTTTCTGCTCTTTTGCCGGGTTGTTGTTGTTGTCGTTGTGACACATCTCCCGTTTCCATTTTCAATGCCGTCCTACCGGCAAAAATGAGATAAAATACCActgcataaaaaaaatcaacaaaaaagtgaAATTAAGGACAAAGCTGCCAagatcaaaacaaaaacacaaaacatacCTCGCGAcaacaataacaaataaataaataataaagtcaTAATtaagaaaatcaaattaaaaacatcaAGACCAATAAACTCTAATGCAAAGTAAAATAACACGGTAACGggttcctttttttattttatttgtgttagTAGTATATGATTATTTGGTTTGTTGGCTCGTCTTCTCTAGTTGATCTATGTTTCTATCAAATGACAGACACCGACTGACAGATTAAGACTATTTAGACGATATGTTGAGTGCTTATCAAATTTATCTTTCATGTGTACACATACATACATATTCAAAATGGCGTTATTCCTGCTTTTAGTTTTCTTCTTCTATCCCGGCCAAGCAGATGTTACGATCGGAAGGACAGTTGGACAGGACAACGACTTGAGAGATGTTTTTGGTAAATAAATACAGTCCCCTTTTTtgattaacaaatgaaatatgaaagattataaatcaaaatatcaaattgtTAATTCGGCTATCCAAAGAAAAGCAAAAGGTACCagagacatttaaaaaaatatcattaaggtggtacccaacacctgtactaaaattaatttggctcgtttaattttcattaaattttgaaaaagtatttactttgaccttttgacaaaaatataaaaatttcaaaaaatttgaaccaaccgttttatcagaaaaattacactggttatatagcagtttgacaaacacttattttgatcatccAGAAGCTTAATTTTCCctaaacaacacaacgtaattaaaacattaagctgattttacagagttatctccctgtagtgttaggtaccaccttaatcgagactaaactgacaacgccattgataaaaagaagaaagacaaacagacaaacaattatacacaaaacacaacataaaaaactaaagactaagcaacacgaacccctcaaaaaactgggggtgatctcaggtgctccgaaggggtagacagatcctgctccacatgtgtcgcTCATGTAAGTAAAAACCCGGTAACAAGTATAAATCGGTAGGTCTTATTCGGGAAAATGGAACGGCCGGGATTGTAGaaacgacattaggaacatatccgctatcatctgtggAATGGATATTCCAATGAATATTCCACAACGGCCAACCAATTCGTgttggcgaccgtaaaatttcccCTATATGAAAATTCATAAGATCACAGATACTGTGTATTTTTCctaaagtgttttattttacaatcaacttatactagaacacacccgcgaaatcgcgggcattcagagcgtctttggaagtacaaatgtatgtacagaattttgtaaaagatttaatgactggaaaatttcaggaaaggtatcaaaagtcaaaggtacttggggacaggacaatagttttttttctctcctcttttttttcctccaaaattctatattttttttctattaatttcgatatgaacatacatttagtatataaTGAACATTACTTACTATAAATATAGGGTATTTGCTCTTTACtgtcaattttcattttatcaatcaatgaacttttgtaaaagattgtatgattggagaatttcagaaaaggtatcaaaattcataagtactttgggacaggacaattgtttttctagtCCCTTTTTTCCAATGTTcccatttttttttggttttcttttaattttaataacacagGAATAATTTTAGCGCCTATCTGTATTTTATGTTCATTCAGTCCAAGGATTTGTActtgtcttactatacaaatccttgttcagTCCTATGATAAATAAAGAATATTTGCTTTTACTATTTATTCTCAGTGacagtttactaatcgatccacggcggtcattgatatattatatccGCGGCgttcattgatatattatatccACGGCgttcattgatatattatacagaccctctctatttaataaactctgtaaCCGCCGTGGATAGGTAACTTGAAAATATTAGCAGATACAATGTAGcatatacactttattcgtagtatatgtatgttcaatatttaaagaaaaacacaaaccgaaagtctagtctgacttaaaatttcgtccaatgacggaaacaaATCCGGAAGccttttttctctcgtttttctccaaaaatagcccaatctgaataatcataagaatggatgacaaatgcgactatgcactgtacctaaaGGACACAGAGGCAGGATGATTTATTTgatgtggaaggaagagaagcgacacacacattgaggtcttctcgtttaatagtatagatttgtagggatatatattatacaaatgttATCATTCATGTTAATCCAAACGGACCAAATATTTATACTTGTAGAGGAACTGCAGTTTCTTAGAGCAGAAGTAAAGCACATTAAAGATGACGTCCATAAGCTTGAAACAGAGAACAATAAACTGAGGCAACAGACAGATTATGTGCAAAACGTCAATGAAGTATTGACAAAAGACGTTAACTACCTAAAGAAGGAGAACATGAATCTTAAGACAAAGATAAATGCAATTGTGTCCAATCATAACTATGAGATAATGAATAACATCGACACAGGAGATTCTGAAAGAATGATGTCACATAAACCGACGAGCCTACACCACCATCTTAAACCTTCAAACAACAGGTCACATGCGCAGTTTGAAACAAATAATGTGATACATAAAAGACTTTTGTTACCAAGTGGTAAATATTTAAGACCCTTGATAGTATTGTATATAATTGTAGGATAGTATACCATTTATAGCATTAATAATAACAACTGCAGCACTGAGCAGATATTTGCGACAGTACATATTGAAACAACCACAACAATGGATTTTGGCGTCACTGCATATTTGaataaaaacgattttttttggAACCAATACATATTTAAACAACAAGCATAGCAAATATGAATCAAATATTGTATGGGACTaatactttttaaacaaatacagCAAATATTTGCGCCCATCCATATCATAAACAACAACCGCTGTTATATGCGACGTTACAcacaaaacaacacaaaacaataGCTATGCAAATACACTGATATTTAAACAGCATGCAACAATGTACGAAAACGAAACACGCAACAACTATTAAACACCCATTGTATTATGCAACTAATCTTTCGAATCTTCCTTTCAGTAACCCCTACACCTGCAAACCACATGCTTATTGCATTCACAGTGGTTCTCACAAAAGATGTTATTCTTGGACCTTTACAAACAGTGGAATATGACAAAGTTTTGACCAACATCGGACATGGATATGACTCCAGGCACGGGCATTTTACCGCGCCTATTCATGGACTGTATATCATTGCAGCTACGTCATGTAGCTATGACAGCAATGTGCTTCGAACTGAAATTGTTCGTAATGGCGTACAGTTAGTTGCGATGTATGCGGCCGACTGGGATATGGGAGGCCATACCATTTTTGTCGAACTTAAAAAAGACGATATGGTTTGGGTAAGGCATCTTGATGAAGCTCAACAAACCATTCACGCAACTATCAACGTCCAGTATAGTTCATTTTCCGGTGCGTTACTCAGCAGTTATTAGGATTCAACACATCGGATAATCCTGAAGCCACAtgattattaattaaaaaaagctTCATTAAACCTCTTTGAATCTTCATTGCTCaattttaatattgtaaaacaaataaactaaTACTGTAATATGCTTTTGAGGAGTGAATACTTTTCAGTTATCGCAATTTGTGGTTAGTAAAGAATGAAATGACAGGTAAAAGCGTTCTTAGAATCATGTCATGAGCTTCATTCTAGAAATGTTAGTATATGTTCAACACTTTAACATTTCATATGAGGAAGACTTTATACTGGAGCTAGTTATTAGAAGAACAAAACTTCATAATCAACTATGtatatacaaacatgtttaaccccgccgcatttttgcgcctgtcccaagtcaggagcctctggcctttgttagtcttgtattattttaattttagtttcttgtgtacaatttggaaattagtatggcgttcattatcactggactagtatatatttgtttaggggccagctgaaggacgcctccgggtgcgggaatttctcgctacattgaagacctgttggtgaccctctgctgttgttttttatttgggcgggttgttgtctctttgacacattccccatttccattctcaattttattgattacgTAATTAACATacaaatgagatgtggtatgatttacaGTGAGATAACTCTCCAACAGAGATCAATTATTTAGAAGTAGGCAACTAtgtgtcaccgtacggccttctaaAATGATTAAAACCTGTATCGCTTAGACATTCGTAGAACACCCAAAACGAAAAAGCTacatgatatacagcaacaaacgacacgCACGGAACGCATagatctatccaatcgaacttgaaacaaatgatatgAGATGATTGCTGCTTTCAAAGAAACTACTAATCCATGTTTTCGAAGTGATTTAATTAGAGAAatcccttcgaaaattttacggaGGACATGACGAGTGGGCCAGTTTACCGTCATGAAATATCTGTTTCGCCGATGACAATGGATATAATCAATTTGTTAAAACCAAAATCCCATTTTTTTTACTAATGCGATATCATCAAATGAGAATTATCAACTTTGTAGATGTAACTACGGGTGACGCATGCGAGTACCTTTtcggagcacctgtgatcacaATGTTATTTTTTGTTCCTGTTAATTAATctattttgtatgttgtgtcttgtCCGTCTGTCTAAAGCCAGTAATCTGTAAGTCTGCAAGAAACGTAAGTGGATATGGTGAGGTTGGCATTAGTTGGTTTGACAAGGCTACAGTCCTTTAGTGTAATCACCGATATTTACTGTATTAGCCgtaataaaacatctccttttaaaaaaagaagatgtggtatgattgccaatgagaaaactctccacaagagaccaacatgacacagaaattaacaactattggtcaccgtacggccttcaacaataagcaaagcctataccgcatagtcagctatgaaaagccccaaaatgacaatgtaaaacaattcaaacgagaaaactaacggccttatttatttaaaaaaaaaatgaacgaaaaacaaatatttaacacataaacaaaagagTCAACATTGTAAATATATGTTGTCCAAGCTTCATTTGGGCAGTACATATTAATTAAATCTTTGTTACTTATCAACAACTTATAACCTCTGGCCGATAAGTTCTGGGTTGCCTATCGTTGATTCTACCATCTATATGATGTTACCCACATCTTCCTTTGTTCATATATAACAGCATATATACAATTTACTTGAtaccaaaacaaaataaatctaaGAATACGAGGCACTATCTATCAGATAATGCAAATCACGACACCATTTTGTTAGTGGCACAGCTGTTTCATGAAAAGGCACGAGCTTCATTTTTATGGCACATGCGCGACACGTGTCATAGTGACAATTTCCGATTTGACTGCCTGCAAGCATGCGGGCGTATCACCTGTTTTGTGTTCAATTCCAAATCGATAatccaattttaaatattttattggtaatatttatcaataaagatgtaatgtttacaaatacAAAAGATTGTTACAACCATTATCAGAAAATGTTGACATTTATTTGAAGAGCTTAATGTAACACAACAGGACAGGAAATGCAACTGGTTTAGAAAGTGGCAATTTTTATTACTGGTATCAGTATAAAATATCGGTATAAAACGTTGTAACAGTCAGCCCCTATGGAACTATTATTGCAATAATCAAGGAACGTTATTACTTGCTGCGATGTTAATgatgataaaatatattaataaagtatcatttttatttctcttttgtGTTAGATCGTATGAATTTAGATCATGCAAATCGCTTTTTATCGACATCAAATACGATCCCttttaacaaaatgtttcaaGTCGGATATAAATAGTAATTGacaaaaaaagaaattcaaattGACCACTTTTAGACACAGGATTGATTTGTGTTAGCTTTACGCCACCTTAGTTAAAAAGAGAATATTCCAAACAGTTTAACATCTTTATGTTTTGCAAGAGAGATCCACGTTAACCAAAGTGGACTGcgaagaaaaaaaccaacatatatgTTATGCCCCTTACGGTTCGATCATAGTTTTATTGAATTGAGAAAAGAGATCAAAGGAACATGTATCTGTATAATATACGTTTACTGATGTACCATTGTTTACACGGTGAAATTTCAATTTACTGAAAAAACTAATAACAATTGAGACGATTAAGATAACACTGCACCGCTACAATAATTTAGTCCTTGCTATGCCTTATAGCACATAGGGGAAGGACAAATTTGTTCCACTCTTCTCGGTTGTTTTCTCAGTTTGTTATTCGagtatgtgtgtttttttttaaattttggtggaTTTATGTTTCGGAGTAAAAGTGTGACGTCCATATTAgctgaactagtacacatgtttgtttcggggccagctgaagcccgcggGTGTtgaattttctcgctgcgttgaagacccattttattttaaatttagttaatttaaatgtttttgagttcagtatgacgtccattatcactgaacgagaacacatttttgtttatggaCCAGCCGAAGCACGCTTCCGAGTGCAGGATtatctcgctgcgttgaagacccatggTGGCCTTAGTCAGTTTTCTGCCAGtttttggtcgtgttgttgtcccCATTCTCAAGTTTATATATGAGTATGTTCCAACTGTCTTTATTTCTTTCTCTTCCTTAATTGATGTATCACCGAATGTCACCAATCGCCGGATTCGAACTTgcataagaaaaagaaaaagttaaTGCTGCGTGTGGATCAGGAATTGTTTTCCGAAGGACCATAGTTGATCTAGGATGATGGGTTAGTGTTGCTCAGTTTCAGTGCTTTTGGACTGGTTAGTCTTTCGTCGATTTTGGCCATGTCGTTGTCATGTGTGTTTTGCATGTCCACTTGGTATATTCCGTCGCtgttttaaaacttaaaacaattaGTTATAATGCGAcggaaaacacaaaaaaaaccttcaaattCCGATTTTCATTTCATAAAACCATCATCATTCAATTAGACCAGCGAACAGATAACATAGTCTATGAAGGTAAAATGCAGGTGTGACAAATAATGTGTGAGGCTCCATAGATTtctaatttgaatataaaataataataatttcaaagCTGATGAATCACCATTGTGTATAATGTGacaagtttcataaaaaagacatttttatatcgtttttgtaaacaaaagaatatataattaaaagaatAACGTAAAAAGTTGGTTTTTGTTCAAcgctttttgttatttgataaatttattgTGTATATTCAGAACGATAGTCCTTACCAAACTGCAATTTAAACTTTCATCTTGCTACAGAACTACATATATGTAAAATATCCAGAAACGCGTTTCTTTCTTTCAAGCATTTgattatcaattaaaaaatgatttggtatataaaaaaaaaggttcagcAATACGGTAATATATgatgtatatataataataataacaaattattataataataataacaaattattttattaaagtgtcacgtaTTGATTAACAGCTGAACAATATACAgtaaaacatatacaatatttaaaataattaacacCAAGCCAAACGAATTGACGTATGAGacactgtaaaaatatattacaaagttataaacatgtatactaataaccATTTAAAAATTGCATTGAACTAGTACTGTTTCatcaatattcatttttaaatactggctaaaaaaacaaattttcaggtttaagataaaaaaaaaaatataaaaaaaatgtgattgaCAGAGCATATCCATAATAACATTTATAGACTAGTAATTTAAAATACTAAACaagttaaattaataaaaaatatgctGTTTACTTCTAAATATTAATTCTTTGATAAAAGGTTGTTTACAAAAGTTTTAGATcgggggtggtgttctcgaaagtaACGTAAGATTCGTCCTTAGTCATAGATAAGAACAATTTTAGGATGGACCTAGGATCGACttaggacactcttaagttgtgtctcgaagctatctcagacACATCTTATGTTAGGACGTCCTAAACATATCCTATGTGCGAAATTCTAAATAGTTGAAGtaattgtttgataaaacatttattaaagacAAAACCAATTGATAAAATTGTTTacgaaattttgaaataatatgtatttaatcaaatgtatgatttcaaatgtagttataaaaaatatatcaaaaaggatTGTGATTTAAAgtgaaaaacaatttgttttgaaatgagaataTTGAATTCGAAGTGTCACCGTATCGTAaaacacgaagttcaaagtttaaaatcatgcacCATTTCTTTATACGAGTTAATAACCGATGGTGCATTTCATTTTATG from Mytilus edulis chromosome 7, xbMytEdul2.2, whole genome shotgun sequence encodes the following:
- the LOC139482320 gene encoding uncharacterized protein, whose amino-acid sequence is MCTHTYIFKMALFLLLVFFFYPGQADVTIGRTVGQDNDLRDVFEELQFLRAEVKHIKDDVHKLETENNKLRQQTDYVQNVNEVLTKDVNYLKKENMNLKTKINAIVSNHNYEIMNNIDTGDSERMMSHKPTSLHHHLKPSNNRSHAQFETNNVIHKRLLLPSVTPTPANHMLIAFTVVLTKDVILGPLQTVEYDKVLTNIGHGYDSRHGHFTAPIHGLYIIAATSCSYDSNVLRTEIVRNGVQLVAMYAADWDMGGHTIFVELKKDDMVWVRHLDEAQQTIHATINVQYSSFSGALLSSY